One Kazachstania africana CBS 2517 chromosome 9, complete genome genomic region harbors:
- the KAFR0I01400 gene encoding MFS transporter (similar to Saccharomyces cerevisiae TPO1 (YLL028W); ancestral locus Anc_4.30), whose amino-acid sequence MSATLPNSEQRNTSDNPPIYSTSSTDSTFTSEPEEYRGRSHIYSPGSSPTEIDHRIGEYGAEQISKFGSQSESNVQVSRRLSRILTCQQYPRDVKEEEEEEPPSYEGLPPMGDNRPYPPLLPNKEQYEVTFNGPDDPLHPFNWSLARKIIPCFILCLNCICITLGSAIYASGVLQICAEFHIIQVVAILGITLYVLGFAASPVIFAPLSEVYGRKGVLVVSAFGFTIFNFAVATAKDLQTLLICRFFAGFIGAAPLAVVPAAFADIFDTNVRGKAICLFSLGVFVGPILGPVIGSYIVQHTTWRWLEYVVGCLSAVVFVLVTFFYQESHHPTILAYKAKQLRRQTNNWGIHAAQESVELSIKDICEKTMTRPIYMLFTEPILLIVTIYNSFVYGLLYLLLEAYPIVFVEGYGFITNGELPYIALIIGMLVCGAFIWYMDDDYLRRYRKKGGLVPEARLIPMIVGGIVFPIGILWFCWTGNYPNRIHWSCPTIAGSFIGFGLMGIFLPCLNYIIESYLYIPASAVAANTFMRSAFGAAFPLFAGYMFRNMGTGWAGLLLGLFAASMIPVPLLLLRYGEKIRKKSKYAYSG is encoded by the coding sequence ATGTCAGCTACACTTCCGAACAGTGAACAAAGAAATACTTCAGATAACCCTCCAATTTATTCCACTTCAAGTACTGACAGCACGTTTACGTCGGAGCCAGAAGAATATAGAGGACGCTCTCATATTTACAGTCCAGGGTCCAGTCCCACCGAAATAGATCATCGTATTGGCGAATATGGGGCAGAAcagatatcaaaatttgggTCGCAATCTGAATCTAACGTTCAAGTATCAAGAAGATTATCAAGAATATTGACCTGCCAGCAGTATCCAAGAGATGTGAAagaggaggaggaggaggaaCCGCCTAGCTACGAAGGCTTGCCTCCGATGGGCGACAACCGGCCTTATCCCCCATTATTACCTAATAAGGAACAGTATGAAGTAACTTTTAATGGCCCAGATGACCCACTTCACCCATTTAATTGGTCGTTAGCTAGGAAAATCATACCATGTTTCATCTTATGTCTAAACTGTATCTGTATTACACTAGGTTCTGCCATCTACGCGTCTGGTGTGCTTCAAATATGTGCAGAATTCCATATAATTCAAGTAGTTGCTATCCTCGGAATCACATTGTATGTCTTAGGATTTGCTGCCTCGCCAGTGATTTTTGCGCCTTTGTCTGAAGTGTATGGGAGAAAAGGTGTTTTGGTAGTTTCAGCATTTGGatttacaatatttaattttgctGTAGCAACTGCAAAAGATCTTCAAACATTACTGATATGCAGATTTTTCGCTGGGTTCATTGGAGCAGCACCTTTAGCTGTAGTTCCAGCCGCATTTGCAGACATTTTTGATACCAACGTTAGAGGTAAAGCAATATGTCTATTCTCTCTTGGTGTATTTGTGGGTCCTATTCTTGGCCCTGTAATAGGATCCTATATAGTCCAGCACACCACATGGAGATGGTTAGAGTATGTAGTTGGATGCCTCTCCGCGGTAGTGTTCGTTTTAGTAACGTTCTTCTATCAGGAAAGTCACCATCCAACGATCTTAGCGTATAAGGCCAAACAATTAAGAAGACAAACAAATAATTGGGGGATCCATGCTGCACAGGAAAGTGTTGAATTGTCAATTAAGGATATTTGTGAAAAGACAATGACGAGGCCCATTTACATGTTATTTACCGAACCAATTTTACTGATTGTTACAATTTACAATTCCTTTGTCTATGGATTATTATATCTACTATTGGAGGCATATCCCATCGTATTTGTTGAAGGCTACGGTTTTATAACGAATGGAGAATTGCCCTATATCGCATTGATTATTGGAATGTTGGTGTGTGGTGCCTTTATTTGGTACATGGATGACGATTATCTAAGAAGATATAGGAAAAAAGGTGGTTTGGTGCCTGAAGCTAGATTAATACCAATGATAGTTGGTGGAATAGTATTCCCAATTGGGATATTGTGGTTCTGTTGGACTGGAAATTATCCAAATAGAATCCACTGGTCATGCCCCACGATAGCTGGATCCTTTATTGGATTTGGCTTAATGGGGATATTTTTACCATGTTTAAATTACATCATTGAATCATATTTGTATATTCCAGCTTCTGCGGTTGCTGCGAACACATTCATGAGGTCTGCATTCGGTGCTGCATTCCCTTTGTTTGCGGGATACATGTTTCGTAACATGGGTACCGGATGGGCCGGGCTATTACTGGGATTATTTGCAGCCTCTATGATACCAGTACCTTTACTGTTATTGCGATATGGGGAGAAGATTAGAAAGAAGTCTAAATATGCCTATTCTGGATAA
- the GPI13 gene encoding mannose-ethanolamine phosphotransferase GPI13 (similar to Saccharomyces cerevisiae GPI13 (YLL031C); ancestral locus Anc_4.28), translated as MDEREIKRSLLSVSADAKKIYRLRIQKFKKSHLLYVILFGSIALLQFIAIAFFTKGFLLSRQVLDNITPLDSNVIDAKFDKAVILIVDALRFDFVIPVDSTEHLNNNYHNNIDILYDTFKNGNSHGSSILLKFLADPPTTTLQRLKGLTTGSLPTFIDAGSNFNGNVIFEDNLIRQLSENLNREILFVGDDTWDALFHPFLSNNSLPYESLNVWDLDTVDNGVIDFFDENLKKNDDWDVLIGHMLGVDHVGHKYGPNHFTMREKQLQVNTFIKKIIDSIDNNTLLVVMGDHGMDHTGNHGGDSIDELESTLFLYTKKKNIFRKHDDFTPYNITDLGKNYRAVNQIDLVSTLSYLLGIPIPFNNLGWPIEEIFHSKNDKIKMTKRVLDQLRTYQEIMGISFQDPESNENGRSMNESFFNDIIATGSYELGQKYQSILLEKCKDLWARFDYYSIATGLILLTISVTILILITKLIPSIIVNQMVAEFSPWIVIMCIISNVGFYGIYYVFKQPIFIDSALWCCLLATSVGITVGIFIPILDRYSLTWVFLRFFQDTFSDYWSGIGVAIVLIHALLFTSNSFTIWEDKIVSFLLITFGILTLYEFVFLPKRQSTTALLTATMSEKEGTTSGVSTSVANSNALPLSRFARLMGGYHSIILILSTRLSSLITICREEQSDYCKPTFNLANNYSWWSMTLVFLIVFLMPSCIKGYYNLTSSYQAAAPIWIDLFLKGVLFTNFIYWGLTALENTSVLIDYDMTILKLLISRIIAGFSLIATNVGWLMGPLCIKLNVHNTDVKSHQATILGYTNIYGSEFFLLVINTVMSIVLFNKPLAQISLFLMCNQLLSILEIIDLLKLKENIIGPIILGLLSYQQFFSTGHQATIPSVQWDMGFILSEKIVFPTTHISIILNTFGPHILVALSVALITLWKQPPDVLKPQTLLGRIVSNCGILLIYNTILCLSSFIWVTHFRRHLMVWKIFCPRFIFASLCLIVVQVVVTFGTIGFATGRLIEHINDIFWK; from the coding sequence ATGGATGAAAGAGAGATCAAACGATCTTTACTCAGTGTTTCAGCTGATgccaagaaaatttatagaTTAAGAATACAAAAGTTTAAAAAATCTCATCTTTTGTACGTAATACTATTTGGATCCATTGCACTTCTACAATTCATAGCCATCGCATTTTTCACAAAGGGGTTTCTTTTATCTAGGCAGGTTCTTGACAATATTACTCCGCTCGATTCAAATGTCATTGATGCAAAATTCGATAAAGCAGTGATCCTCATAGTCGATGCTCTGAGGTTTGATTTTGTTATTCCGGTTGATTCCACAGAACACTTGAACAACAACTATCACAATAATATAGACATTCTCTACgatactttcaaaaatggcaATTCACATGGCTCATCCATTCTATTGAAGTTTCTAGCAGATCCTCCAACAACAACCTTACAAAGGTTGAAAGGTCTCACTACAGGTTCATTACCAACATTTATAGATGCAGGTTCAAACTTCAATGGTAATGTAATTTTTGAGGATAATTTGATCAGACAACTgtctgaaaatttgaacagAGAAATCCTATTTGTTGGGGACGACACATGGGATGCTCTATTCCatccatttttatcaaacaATAGTCTTCCCTATGAGTCGTTGAATGTATGGGACCTAGATACTGTGGATAATGGAGTCATTGACTTTTTCGATgagaatttaaagaaaaatgacgATTGGGATGTTTTAATAGGACATATGCTTGGGGTAGATCACGTAGGTCATAAATATGGTCCAAACCACTTCACTATGAGGGAAAAACAACTCCAAGTTAATAcatttataaaaaaaataattgacTCTATCGATAACAACACCCTTCTAGTTGTCATGGGGGATCATGGTATGGACCACACAGGAAACCACGGAGGAGATTCTATAGATGAATTAGAGAGTACTTTGTTCCTTTAtaccaagaaaaagaatatattcaGGAAGCATGATGATTTTACACCATACAATATCACGGACCTTGGAAAAAATTACAGAGCCGTTAACCAGATTGATTTAGTTTCCACTTTATCATACTTACTAGGCATTCCTATtccattcaataatttggGATGGCCTATTGAGGAGATTTTCCATTCGAAGAATGATAAGATAAAGATGACAAAAAGAGTCTTAGATCAGTTGAGAACATACCAAGAAATCATGGGTATTTCATTTCAAGATCCAGAATCTAATGAAAATGGGAGAAGTATGAAtgaatcatttttcaatgacattATAGCGACTGGAAGTTATGAACTGGgtcaaaaatatcaatcGATTCTTCTAGAGAAATGCAAAGACCTTTGGGCTAGATTTGATTATTATTCTATTGCTACTGGTCTCATATTATTGACTATTTCTGTAACTATCCTGATTTTAATAACAAAATTAATTCCTTCGATAATTGTTAATCAGATGGTTGCTGAATTTTCACCATGGATAGTTATTATGTGCATAATTTCGAATGTGGGCTTTTACGGGATTTATTATGTTTTCAAACAGCCAATCTTTATAGATAGTGCACTATGGTGCTGTCTATTAGCAACATCTGTTGGTATTACAGTGGGTATATTTATTCCAATTTTGGATCGCTATAGTTTAACTTGGGTATTTTTGAGATTTTTCCAGGATACCTTTTCTGACTACTGGTCTGGCATTGGTGTGGCAATAGTACTCATTCATGCATTGCTATTTACATCAAATTCCTTCACTATCTGGGAAGATAAAATAGtgtcatttttattaattacCTTTGGAATTTTAACTTTATATGAATTTGTCTTTCTACCCAAGAGGCAATCCACAACAGCACTATTAACTGCTACAATGAGTGAAAAGGAGGGCACGACATCCGGTGTAAGTACATCAGTAGCAAACTCTAACGCTTTACCTTTATCGAGGTTTGCAAGATTAATGGGAGGATAccattcaataatcttAATCTTATCTACAAGACTTTCTTCGTTAATTACAATATGCAGAGAGGAACAGAGCGATTATTGCAAGCCGACATTCAATTTGGCTAATAATTATTCATGGTGGAGCATGACACTAGTTTTTCTCATTGTTTTCTTGATGCCCTCATGCATCAAGGGTTACTACAATCTAACATCTTCATACCAAGCAGCAGCACCAATTTGGATCGACCTTTTTTTAAAAGGAGTTCTATTCACCAACTTTATATATTGGGGTCTAACTGCCTTAGAAAATACTTCGGTGCTTATAGATTATGATATGACCATTTTAAAGTTGTTAATCTCGAGAATAATTGCCGGGTTCAGTTTGATTGCTACGAATGTTGGCTGGCTCATGGGTCCATTGTGCATCAAGTTAAATGTTCATAATACTGACGTTAAGTCGCACCAGGCAACAATCCTAGGCTATACGAACATATATGGCTCAGAGTTTTTCCTACTAGTGATAAATACTGTGATGAGCATAGTCTTATTTAATAAACCACTAGCACAAATTTCACTCTTCTTAATGTGCAACCAATTGTTGTCAATAttagaaattattgatctgttgaaattgaaagaaaatatcattgGGCCTATCATATTGGGGCTGCTGTCatatcaacaatttttcagtaCAGGACATCAAGCAACAATACCTTCTGTTCAATGGGATATGGGATTTATATTATCTGAGAAAATTGTTTTCCCAACAACGCATATTTCCATAATTTTAAATACATTTGGGCCTCATATATTAGTCGCATTGTCAGTTGCATTGATTACACTATGGAAACAGCCACCGGATGTATTGAAACCACAAACGTTACTGGGTAGGATCGTTTCCAACTGTGGGATCCTTTTGATTTATAACACTATCCTATGCTTAAGCTCATTTATTTGGGTTACACACTTCCGTAGACATTTAATGGTTTGGAAGATATTTTGCCcaagatttatttttgcATCTTTGTGCTTAATTGTAGTACAAGTAGTGGTAACTTTTGGAACCATTGGATTTGCTACCGGTAGGTTGATTGAACATATCaatgatatattttggaaatga
- the SNF6 gene encoding Snf6p (similar to Saccharomyces cerevisiae SNF6 (YHL025W); ancestral locus Anc_4.27): MVTGSTTLNAAINGSAPVTTKKKRYVTKAVRQSQQYQQQYQRQQLLARQAFLQNRLKSDPINSIIHDESDTISFRANLLKNFINTNDYLGVLLTQNLPINLIKPPAIHENPATELSQLQKKLENNSLEVNALKEKLNTITTTSITLDDLDFPLESFDTVLKEYIDNHGLRVQDNRVVKHKDKFNHLVAQVNEAPSDYWEKQYHKIIENQKTKKRELELQKLREQEESKKKEEERRRKEQEELELKRRREEADALRRQQEQQEQIRQQQQLQQEQQQRQQQPDFTNIALPIVPDELVPNDITSVQVPIAEQVLGTNEKDIQENNENDADKNKNQQDLLDEMFGDYNNEPFNSGFDDGFEDLDNVFF, encoded by the coding sequence ATGGTTACTGGTAGTACTACTTTGAATGCTGCTATTAATGGCAGTGCTCCAGTCacaacaaagaagaagcgTTACGTTACAAAGGCAGTAAGACAATCACAACAGTACCAACAACAATATCAAAGACAACAACTACTCGCGAGGCAAGcttttttacaaaataggTTGAAATCCGATCcgataaattcaattattCACGACGAAAGTGATACAATCTCCTTCAGAGCTAATCttctaaaaaatttcatcaatacAAACGACTATTTGGGTGTCTTATTAACACAAAATCTACCCATTAATTTAATTAAACCGCCAGCTATTCATGAGAATCCAGCGACGGAATTATCACAGTTacagaaaaaattagaaaataacAGTCTCGAAGTAAATGCACTTAAAGAGAAACTGAATACTATCACCACCACTTCTATCACGTTAGATGATTTAGATTTCCCATTAGAATCATTTGATACCGTcttaaaagaatatattgaCAATCATGGATTACGCGTTCAAGACAATAGAGTCGTAAAAcataaagataaatttaacCATCTTGTAGCACAAGTTAATGAAGCTCCATCTGATTATTGGGAAAAGCAATATcacaaaattattgaaaatcaaaagaCGAAAAAACGTGAGttagaattacaaaaacttcgagaacaagaagaatcaaagaagaaagaggaAGAGCGGAGACGAAAGGAACAGGAAGAACTGGAATTGAAGCGTAGACGTGAGGAAGCAGACGCCTTAAGAAGGCAGCAAGaacaacaagaacaaataAGGCAGCAGCAACAATTGCAACAGGAACAACAGCAACGACAGCAGCAACCAGATTTTACAAATATTGCATTACCTATTGTTCCAGATGAATTGGTACCGAATGATATTACAAGTGTCCAAGTACCGATTGCAGAACAAGTCCTAGGtactaatgaaaaagatattcAGGAAAATAACGAAAATGATGCtgacaaaaataaaaatcaaCAAGATTTATTGGATGAAATGTTCGGTGATTACAATAATGAACCTTTTAATTCAGGTTTTGACGATggttttgaagatttagataatgttttcttttaa
- the KAFR0I01430 gene encoding uncharacterized protein (similar to Saccharomyces cerevisiae YHL026C; ancestral locus Anc_4.24): MFEAFAKKHPLLYAFLYLFVFEAGGSAIVAGGLEFLIAWGMYRFVHHKVTLWAFPHTLSGDCALSLFIQVCITWCCEEILINWDYYNNRTCTVMNLDLWLFHKLQSAKGKISTRFLNWYLEIPYGIIKYDNVQNKNNSNKLSFLPFTRRIVVNYPNEGLLYNIVIWLLKKIVRGLLWSCVIFCIIWPVTMGIMAGIGTSVGAYDFKFDHYPTPQIMKLLYAVAVAYASTPFTIIVIILRNNTYELRTLTSSDSLTAIQNIDMLKAHDGIDLPSDSSSSSL, from the coding sequence ATGTTTGAGGCGTTCGCAAAGAAGCATCCCTTGCTATACGCTTTCCTCTACCTGTTCGTCTTTGAAGCAGGTGGGTCTGCCATCGTTGCAGGCGGTTTAGAGTTTCTTATAGCATGGGGCATGTATAGATTTGTACATCATAAAGTGACCCTTTGGGCATTTCCACATACTTTATCTGGTGACTGTGCATTGTCACTGTTCATACAAGTCTGTATAACATGGTGTTGTgaggaaattttgatcaattgGGATTACTACAACAATAGAACATGTACTGTCATGAATCTCGATTTGTGGTTATTCCACAAACTACAATCAGCAAAGGGCAAAATCTCAACAAGATTTTTAAATTGGTATCTAGAAATACCTTACggtataataaaatatgaCAATgtacaaaataaaaataattcgAATAAGTTGTCATTTTTGCCATTTACTAGAAGAATAGTGGTCAATTACCCAAATGAGGGGCTCCTATACAACATTGTCATTTGGCttctcaaaaaaattgtaagaGGATTGCTTTGGTCTTGTGTCATCTTTTGCATCATATGGCCTGTGACAATGGGTATAATGGCTGGAATCGGTACCTCTGTGGGTGCATatgattttaaatttgatcaTTATCCAACTCctcaaataatgaaactaCTTTATGCCGTCGCTGTCGCGTATGCATCAACACCGTTCACAATCATCGTTATCATTTTGAGAAATAACACTTATGAACTGAGAACATTGACCAGTAGTGACAGCTTAACCGCTATACAGAATATTGACATGCTAAAGGCACACGATGGCATCGATTTACCAAGtgattcatcttcttcatctttataa
- the RIM101 gene encoding alkaline-responsive transcriptional regulator RIM101 (similar to Saccharomyces cerevisiae RIM101 (YHL027W); ancestral locus Anc_4.21), giving the protein MMIASLALENILNGEANTLISEVNDLKIDTNNDSNLSTPTSSSIPRLHSNKDSRKNSVHGVLNHTSSTSSGEESAKLPSMNNILNSKDHTFSLSTKGSISSVPSSPSSSSSSADEIKLQCKWNQCKMVFNQPELLYNHLCQDHIGRKSQKNLQLNCQWEHCTIKTEKRDHITSHIRVHIPLKPFKCSNCDKKFKRPQDLKKHLKTHLDATNSIKKKRGPKIGSKRVNKISIVSEEPSFKEFDEIKRSRSVPAIVPKRQGAIAHENSDNNNTNNNNNTGSSPINNVLPPLPMPQNNLSFQHFLTEDINQFDPVYNQRLCSAFRAMIPTQQQQDSNSYGTISPLNMIDSLPRNQTANAAAFFTKLSQNIANSYNQNHYMVPSQVIKPNNQHAKFTTEKYPTIPHLPSISSNLGNNNLLPPMMSRMPMVDGGNLQMQHPGSNITPHLDNPSRFNMIDNAYSSVQRNNGKDDEEEREEDDECDADGNDDNDEIHNFINLVKDYLICSLLEDEYEDDGDEMDSIAHEKEEKVLSKYPAILV; this is encoded by the coding sequence ATGATGATCGCTTCTTTAgctttggaaaatatattaaatgGCGAAGCAAACACTCTAATATCAGAGGttaatgatttgaaaatagatactaataatgattcaaatttatcaacaCCAACTTCATCTTCCATTCCAAGATTACATAGTAATAAAGATTCAAGGAAAAATTCTGTTCACGGCGTACTAAACCACACATCAAGTACATCCAGTGGTGAAGAATCTGCAAAACTTCCATCaatgaacaatattttgaacTCGAAAGATCATACTTTTTCACTCTCAACAAAGGGATCGATTTCCTCAGTTCCATCATCtccttcttcctcatccTCTTCAGCggatgaaatcaaattgcAGTGTAAATGGAACCAATGTAAAATGGTTTTCAATCAGCctgaattattatataacCATCTTTGTCAAGATCACATTGGTAGAAAAtcacaaaaaaatttacagTTAAATTGTCAATGGGAGCATTGTACTATTAAGACTGAAAAGAGAGATCATATCACTTCACATATTAGAGTACACATCCCATTAAAACCTTTCAAATGTTCCAATTGTGacaagaaattcaaaagaccacaggatttgaaaaagcatTTAAAGACTCATCTAGATgcaacaaattcaataaagaagaaaagaggTCCAAAAATTGGTTCTAAAAGAgtcaataaaatatcaatagTCTCTGAAGAACCaagtttcaaagaatttgacGAAATTAAAAGATCAAGAAGTGTTCCTGCTATTGTACCCAAGAGACAAGGTGCTATTGCTCATGAAAATAGTGACAACAACAACACtaacaataacaataatactGGCTCAAGTCCCATCAATAATGTCTTGCCACCTCTACCCATGCctcaaaataatttatcttttcaacATTTTTTGACTGAAGATATAAACCAATTCGACCCCGTTTATAATCAAAGATTATGTTCAGCTTTTAGAGCAATGATTCCAACGCAACAACAACAGGACTCAAATAGTTATGGGACTATCTCTCCTTTAAATATGATAGATTCGTTACCAAGAAATCAAACGGCAAATGCCGCTGCTTTCTTTACGAAATTATCTCAAAATATTGCAAATTCTtataatcaaaatcattacaTGGTACCATCACAAGTTATAAAACCGAATAATCAACATGCTAAGTTTACGACAGAGAAATATCCAACGATACCACATTTACCGTCGATTTCTAGCAATTTgggtaataataatttattaccTCCTATGATGTCAAGAATGCCCATGGTAGATGGTGGCAATTTACAAATGCAACACCCTGGTAGTAATATAACTCCACATCTGGACAATCCCTCTCGCTTCAATATGATTGATAATGCCTACAGTTCCGTTCAAAGAAACAATGGGAAAGATGACGaggaagaaagagaagaagatgatgagtGTGATGCCGATGGTAACGATGATAACGATGAAATtcataatttcatcaacttGGTTAAAGattatttaatttgttCGCTGTTAGAAGATGAATATGAAGATGATGGAGATGAAATGGATAGTATAGCCcatgaaaaagaagagaaagtgCTTTCTAAATATCCTGCTATTCTTgtataa
- the OCA5 gene encoding Oca5p (similar to Saccharomyces cerevisiae YHL029C; ancestral locus Anc_4.19) has protein sequence MYIIFNNSRQFTCSSITFNLAIPPLAVVTYPPMQERKSTSVLNSHHLKSLKQREYYKNLVDTVIELININDHDSLAYLARTVGIPPQLRHLVWPLLLKYHPMCISPNIISNIVSFDSSSNNYIIIDNQNISEKTKKNVNLNNIHQQNNNDENINLEKLISNDLKKYFHSRTQHSNVIVKDKKIVSSSTPFSSATNSSPMISSSSSSSSIYSSSSSSSSSSSTSISAASKDYGSTNIINNLIPPNNPTVADELEIVELLKSSILNFLKKWGKIFKYESGLTWIALGLAEWLSPLQTFNNDSLGPIVLSGKRHSPPKNNSAKTSHDDNDTATALNASITTANTSDDSSKFNASNSLSYLYKEYPLPKEIQSKLDIKNLKFFKFEELLERLYLVLLHQPDIELAQSQIIKNFPTVTRKNFNNYYFPILSGGDLSFKFQVFFKIFQSTLPELYQPLNEESSLQPHSPKTSWLYWWIKCCGSRSLHKQDRGRIWDILLGWRPESTDGMNSINFFLNYNANYKNFNHLYNNIDPPGLALLVKNGLLHKLNDNDPFWFPDLDSVPLGSKEFSSDFNVLKELLARNKYDTKMDTNGNSHYNLTSKDEFKLPSSLIDPHIQIIFIYISILQYSEFKLLEFEEAEILEFLNNLPMLSKFDDLNYKGLYNSDKNSKSRSNSTSHMLIELGNDAKASNSFNNLLNIAGDIWRKWLWEELEETLNTEAD, from the coding sequence ATGTacatcatttttaataattcaagACAATTCACTTGTTCCTCCATCACCTTCAACTTAGCCATTCCACCACTCGCCGTGGTTACTTACCCACCAATGCAGGAAAGGAAGTCAACTTCGGTTCTCAATAGTCACCATCTGAAAAGTCTCAAACAAAgagaatattataaaaatttagTGGATACAGTAATTGAACTGATAAACATAAATGATCACGATTCTCTGGCTTATCTCGCTAGGACCGTAGGGATACCTCCACAATTGAGACACCTCGTTTGGCCTCTGCTGCTAAAATATCATCCTATGTGTATTTCACCAAATATTATCTCAAATATCGTCTCTTTTGATAGTTCATCTAATAATTATATCATTATCGATAATCAGAATATTTCTGaaaagacaaagaaaaacgTTAATctaaataatattcatcaacaaaataataatgacgaaaatattaatttggaaaaattaataagTAACGATCTAAAGAAATATTTCCATTCAAGAACCCAACACAGTAATGTCATTGTGAAGGATAAAAAAATCGTTTCCTCTTCAACTCCATTTTCTTCCGCCACAAACTCTTCTCCGAtgatatcttcatcatcttcgtcCTCGTctatatattcttcttcctcatcgtcatcttcttcttcctccaCGAGTATTTCCGCAGCTTCAAAAGATTATGGTAGTACCAATATTATAAATAACCTTATACCACCAAATAACCCTACCGTGGCAgatgaattggaaattGTTGAACTGTTAAAGAGTTCAAtactgaattttttgaaaaaatggggtaaaatctttaaatatGAATCAGGTTTGACTTGGATCGCTTTAGGTTTAGCTGAGTGGTTATCACCTCTAcaaactttcaataatgattcGCTAGGACCTATCGTCCTAAGCGGTAAAAGGCACAGTCCCCCCAAAAATAACTCTGCAAAGACTTCTCACGATGATAATGACACTGCGACCGCTTTAAACGCTTCGATCACAACAGCTAATACTTCAGATGATAGTAGTAAGTTCAACgcttcaaattctttgtCATATTTATACAAAGAGTATCCTCTGCCAAAAGAAATACAGTCTAAATTGGATATTAAgaatctgaaattttttaaattcgAAGAATTGCTAGAAAGATTATATTTAGTACTTTTACATCAACCAGATATTGAATTGGCACAATCAcaaataattaaaaatttcccGACAGTAACTaggaaaaatttcaataattattatttccCAATCTTATCAGGTGGTGatctttcatttaaattccaagtttttttcaaaatttttcaatcaacTTTACCTGAACTGTATCAGCcattaaatgaagaaagttCATTACAACCACATTCACCAAAGACTTCTTGGCTTTATTGGTGGATCAAATGTTGTGGTTCAAGATCACTCCATAAACAAGATAGAGGAAGAATATGGGATATTCTTCTGGGTTGGCGACCCGAATCAACAGATGGTATGAATtccatcaatttcttcctaAACTATAACGcaaattacaaaaattttaatcaTCTTTACAATAATATCGATCCGCCTGGTTTAGCACTATTGGTAAAAAACGGTCTACTTCATAAACTGAATGACAATGATCCGTTTTGGTTTCCTGATTTGGATTCAGTACCGTTAGGTTCCAAAGAATTTTCTAGCGATTTTAACgtattgaaagaattgcttgcaagaaataaatatgaTACTAAAATGGATACTAATGGAAACTCTCATTATAATTTAACATCAAAAGATGAGTTTAAATTGCCATCTTCTTTGATAGATCCTCACATTCagattattttcatttacaTTTCAATACTACAATACAGTGAATTTAAACTtttagaatttgaagaagccGAAATTTTAGAATTCCTAAACAATTTACCAATGTTAtccaaatttgatgatCTTAACTACAAAGGTCTATACAATAGTGAcaaaaattccaaatctAGGTCCAATTCGACATCGCATATGTTGATCGAGTTGGGTAATGATGCAAAGGCATCCAActcattcaataatttgcTAAATATTGCGGGTGATATATGGAGAAAATGGCTTTGGGAAGAATTAGAGGAAACTCTGAATACTGAAGCTGATTAG